A region of the Gallaecimonas mangrovi genome:
CAGCACCAGTAGCGACAAAACCTTGCTGGTGGACTTAGACGGTGCGGTAAAAGCCATGGAAGCGGCCGAACAAGCCGATGTAAGCCAGTTTTTAATGGTGAGCGCCATTCAAGCCCACCACCGCGAAAACTGGCATGAAAGCCTGCTGCCCTATTATGCCGCCAAGCATTACGCCGACCGGTTGCTGATCGCCAGCGACTTGGACTACACCATAGTGCGCCCCGGCACCCTGACCAACGATGCCGGAACCGGCAAGGTGAAAGTTGCCACCAACATCACCGGTGGCGGCACCATCGCCCGTGAAGACGTCGCTAAAGTCTTACTGGCCTGCCTGGACAACCCGCAAAGTTCACGTCAGGCCTTTGACTTGGTCAGTGGCGACACGCCCATTGCTGACGCCCTGAACAACCTCTAACAAGCAAAAAGCCCTCGCAAGAGGGCTTTTTTTCATCAGGCCGCAAAGCGCTGGTGGAGATACTGGTTGATGTCGTTCGATTCATACATCCATTCGACTTTGCCATCGTCGTGGGTAATTTTAAGGCAAGGCACCTTCACCCGGCCGCCACCCGCTTCCAGCGCCTGCCGGGCTTTAGGGTCGCGCTGCACATTGGCCATGGCCACCGGTAAAGCCAGGCGATGCACTTCTTTTTTGACCTTGATGCAAAAAGGGCAGGTATTAAATTGATACAGCTCCAGCTGCTTACAGGCTTCGTCTACCTTGGCTTGGGCGTCGGCACTGCGGCTAATGGGCTTGGGTTTGGAAACAGCGGCATAAATCAGCATAAAAGGCATCAAAACGCGGCGTAGGACTTTGAAAAACAAACGGATAACGAGTCTCACGGCCTCTCCTTCTTACCCGGTTTCGGGCAGACAACATTGCTAGGAAAGTGACCAGTTTAACAGGCTAACCTCAAGGCGGCGACTGCTAGCCAACCGCTAGCAGCCACCGATGAAGGCTTTAGTTGCGCTCAGGTGGCGGCGGCATTTTCATTTCGTCTTTACTCAGCACGCCATCGCCATTGGTGTCGAGCTTATCGAACATCTTCGACAGCATCGGGTCGCTGGCCGCTTCGTCTTTGGAGATAACACCGTCACCGTTGCTATCAAGGCTTTCAAAGCTGGGCGGGCCGCCTCGGCCACCCTTCATGCCCCCACCCATGCCGCCGCCAGGGCCATGCTGCATGGCGGCATTAAATTCCGACTCACTGATCTCGCCGTCGCCATTGCTGTCGATACGGCTAAACATCTGTGACAGCATAGGGTCTTTACTGGCTTCATCTTTAGAGATAACGCCGTCGCTATTGGTATCGAGGCTGTCAAAAGACG
Encoded here:
- a CDS encoding SDR family oxidoreductase, producing the protein MQVLLIGATGGVGRLLVPMLQDSPRHQLRVIARKAEQVADFKAKGIDAVQASLEGSVDALADAMAGVDAVIFSAGSGGSTSSDKTLLVDLDGAVKAMEAAEQADVSQFLMVSAIQAHHRENWHESLLPYYAAKHYADRLLIASDLDYTIVRPGTLTNDAGTGKVKVATNITGGGTIAREDVAKVLLACLDNPQSSRQAFDLVSGDTPIADALNNL
- a CDS encoding glutaredoxin family protein, which gives rise to MRLVIRLFFKVLRRVLMPFMLIYAAVSKPKPISRSADAQAKVDEACKQLELYQFNTCPFCIKVKKEVHRLALPVAMANVQRDPKARQALEAGGGRVKVPCLKITHDDGKVEWMYESNDINQYLHQRFAA
- a CDS encoding EF-hand domain-containing protein translates to MYKKTLLALAVLLGASTWAQADDNNRGGPMGGPPSFDSLDTNSDGVISKDEASKDPMLSQMFSRIDSNGDGEISESEFNAAMQHGPGGGMGGGMKGGRGGPPSFESLDSNGDGVISKDEAASDPMLSKMFDKLDTNGDGVLSKDEMKMPPPPERN